One Nyctibius grandis isolate bNycGra1 chromosome 26, bNycGra1.pri, whole genome shotgun sequence DNA window includes the following coding sequences:
- the CCDC43 gene encoding coiled-coil domain-containing protein 43: protein MAAPGGEAAAGGFAAWLAARLEALGLDRAVYGAYIEGLLREEESDEERLEALRGVLAACLEEDLVNDVCREVVEKWSESQIVDAKEEKEDEIQAIASMMEKQAKIVVKPKEVSQEEKQRKAALLAQYANVTDEEDGEDEQDGSIATAVNIGSEKSLFRNTNVEDVVNARKLERELLRDEFQKKKEQDKLQREKDKLAKQERKEKEKKRTQKGERKR, encoded by the exons ATGGCGGCGcccggcggggaggcggcggcgggcggcttCGCGGCCTGGCTGGCGGCGCGGCTGGAGGCGCTGGGCCTCGACCGCGCCGTTTACGGTGCCTACATCGAGGGGCTGCTCCGGGAGGAGGAGAGcgatgaggagcggctggagGCGCTGCGCGGCGTCCTGGCCGCCTGCCTG GAAGAAGATCTCGTAAATGATGTTTGCAGGGAAGTAGTCGAGAAGTGGTCTGAATCGCAGATTGTTGAcgccaaagaggaaaaagaag ATGAGATCCAAGCCATCGCCAGCATGATGGAGAAGCAGGCCAAGATTGTGGTGAAGCCAAAGGAGGTCTCccaggaggagaagcagaggaaagcTGCCCTCCTGGCCCAGTATGCCAATGTGACGGACGAGGAGGA TGGTGAGGATGAACAGGATGGATCCATTGCGACAGCAGTGAATATTGGATCGGAAAAAT CGCTGTTCCGCAACACCAACGTGGAGGACGTCGTGAATGCCAGGAAGCTGGAACGGGAGCTGCTGCGAGACGagttccagaagaaaaaagagcaagataAACTCCAGCGAGAGAAGGATAAGCTGGCCAAGCAGGAGcggaaggaaaaggagaagaaaaggacacAAAAAGGCGAGCGGAAGCGATAG
- the DBF4B gene encoding protein DBF4 homolog B yields the protein MAGPAAPQPLRGKSFYLDLPSGRSARELAEAIERLGGVTESFLSKEVSYVVSSNKEAKRDKARTRTEKRNNVTSEDAKATSPMPSTSKGNHARPHQKPPDTALISRGKELLQKAMKNQDTCSGSSILANARLWGVQILHVDEMLSYTQQLLRAVSGARKQCQKTEAKCPASGSKLHKGRLKPPFLKVEDQSRQFRPFHHQFKSFPDLNFLAPKSSSPFEPLKSLSNSCRARGAEGCPMRSPRSTPVTVPKKKRGFCECCQETFEELQKHLRSPQHKQFALDDSQYAPVDCVISQLTNSFVEQSAKVPWSCLTEEHLVPQAQVAGGIEMLTAELGKDRQQPEQGAGELLIGVESDHGLKTKGCSACLPRDRVSDPRGGGGLSKNCSLGLPVGAGLTRGVCAARGTTEESAVGDTHLDLAPDLGWGTHIVAARVEEASSSEPHKQQVLGSIGHLPRALPASGKRQLSSRQSTQVGKKPRLELGDGLSPYKQRNPVDGGMGAQGAGQTSEPGSPGVVEAGGLPPSTKLSNRPCSSLGLDLCPCPPGDPASRPGSLEAVSVGFDPTEAAAARTARERGWSRADVSSPGKQLRGENENTPRNTQAPDVESTMSRTSCPTGRLPSPKLPVAEARCSCSLCVRAAEKIAPELPDLPGQSEERAPCPGLLQPPPRDAQAEHDFSKSSSESDWDVQVFSTLTGVQDSRIQSMDRDLLQRTHVNVRDSGYESQLCLVLKQKSELAWADKEDKNCRNCCTETKGASFPILETFFGSWTS from the exons ATggcgggcccggccgccccgcaGCCGCTCCGCGGCAAGTCCTTCTACCTCGACCTGCCGAGCGGGCGGAGCGCGCGGGAGCTGGCGGAGGCCATAGAGCGCCTCGGCGGG GTGACCGAAAGCTTCCTAAGCAAAGAAGTCAGCTACGTGGTTTCCAGCAACAAAGAAGCTAAACGAGACAAAGCCAGGACTCGGACTGAGAAGCGGAACAACGTCACTTCAGAAGATGCAAAAGCCACGAGCCCGATGCCTTCTACCTCCAAAGGGAACCACGCCAGACCTCACCAGAAGCCACCAGACACG GCCCTGatcagcagagggaaggaacTGCTGCAGAAGGCCATGAAGAATCAG GACACCTGCAGTGGCAGCAGTATCCTCGCCAACGCTCGCCTGTGGGGAGTCCAGATCTTGCATGTGGATG AAATGTTGTCGTACACTCAACAGCTGCTGCGTGCTGTCTCGGGAGCGAGGAAACAGTGCCAGAAGACAGAG GCAAAATGCCCAGCATCCGGATCAAAACTTCACAAAG GGAGATTGAAGCCCCCTTTTCTGAAGGTTGAAGACCAGAGCAG GCAATTCCGACCCTTCCATCACCAGTTCAAAAGCTTTCCCGACCTGAACTTCCTGGCACCCAAAAGCTCCAGCCCATTCGAGCCTCTGAAAAGCCTCTCGAATTCTTGCAGAGCCAG GGGTGCAGAGGGCTGTCCGATGCGTAGTCCCCGTTCCACACCGGTCACTGTGCCGAAGAAAAAGAGGGGATTTTGTGAGTGCTGCCAAGAGACctttgaagagctgcagaag CATCTCCGGagcccccagcacaagcagttTGCGCTGGATGACTCGCAGTACGCCCCTGTGGACTGTGTCATCTCGCAGCTCACCAACAGCTTTGTGGAGCAGTCAGCCAA GGTGCCGTGGTCCTGCCTGACAGAGGAACACTTAGTGCCTCAAGCACAAGTTGCTGGAGGGATTGAGATGctgacagcagagctgggaaaggacaggcagcagcctgagcagggtgctggggaactGTTAATTGGTGTGGAGAGTGATCATGGCCTGAAGACCAAGGGATGCTCCGCTTGCCTGCCCAGGGACAGGgtcagtgatcccagaggaggagggggattGTCGAAGAACTGCTCTTTGGGGCTGCCTGTTGGAGCAGGACTCACCAGAGGGGTCTGCGCTGCACGTGGCACCACGGAGGAGTCTGCGGTGGGGGATACACATTTGGACTTGGCTCCTGACCTGGGCTGGGGGACTCACATAGTGGCCGCTCGTGTTGAAGAGGCTTCTTCATCTGAACCTCATAAACAGCAAGTGCTTGGGTCTATCGGCCATCTTCCACGAGCACTGCCTGCCTCTGGGAAACGCCAGCTCTCCTCCAGACAGAGCACCCAGGTGGGAAAGAagcccaggctggagctgggtgATGGCCTCTCTCCATATAAGCAGAGGAACCCAGTGGATGGTGGGATGGGTGCACAGGGTGCAGGACAGACCTCCGAGCCAGGCTCGCCCGGTGTGGTGGAAGCTGGCGGCTTGCCCCCAAGCACAAAGCTCTCCAACAGACCTTGTAGCTCCCTTGGTTTGGACCTGTGCCCATGTCCTCCTGGGGACCCTGCATCACGGCCAGGTTCCCTTGAAGCCGTGTCGGTGGGTTTTGATCCCACAGAGGCTGCTGCGGCGAGAACTGCCCGCGAGCGTGGCTGGAGCAGAGCGGACGTGAgttccccagggaagcagctcCGAGGGGAGAATGAAAACACCCCCAGAAACACGCAGGCTCCTGATGTGGAGAGCACAATGAGCAGGACCAGCTGTCCTACTGGCCGGTTGCCCTCTCCAAAACTGCCTGTGGCTGAAGCCAGATGTTCCTGCTCGCTCTGtgtcagagcagcagaaaaaatagcACCGGAACTACCTGACCTCCCAGGCCAGAGCGAAGAGCGGGCTCCGTGCCCTGGgctcctgcagcctcctccaCGTGACGCGCAGGCTGAGCACGACTTCAGCAAAAGTTCTTCTGAGTCAGACTGGGATGTCCAGGTGTTTTCCACACTAACGGGTGTCCAGGACAGCAGGATTCAGTCTATGGACAGGGACTTGCTCCAAAGGACACATGTCAATGTGAGGGACAGTGGGTATGAGTCTCAGCTCTGCTTGGTCCTGAAGCAGAAATCAGAGCTTGCCTGGGCAGACAAAGAGGACAAGAACTGCCGGAACTGCTGCACAGAGACCAAAGGAGCCTCTTTCCCCATACTTGAGACCTTTTTTGGCAGCTGGACTAGTTAA
- the ADAM11 gene encoding disintegrin and metalloproteinase domain-containing protein 11: MRPLRGWLLAALLCLAPRAGPAAPAGWLQRRLPRAGWPEGRGVAQITHPSRLVGRSWGGEIPKHQLDTRVRNEPGGGRGGGGGPGLHLARVSFVVGAFGSAFTLDLRLNHHLLASHYEERHVGAGTNGSRSTGAGEHCYYQGRIRGQPRSFAALSSCQGLRGVFSDGRATYLIEPQAGAERGQGLRPHIIQRVPSCARPGCLFPALNQHLAGGLPKLRRRRQVRRAQHTVHSETKYIELAVVNDHQLFLQLRKSVVLTSNFAKTVVNLADMIYKEQLNTRIVLVAMETWASEDRIRMGQDSLETLNEFVKYRCEGLAEQSDTVHLFSGRTFQSSRSGTAFVGGICSPARAGGVNEYGNVAAMAVTLAQTLGQNVGMMWNKHRAAAGDCRCPDSWLGCIMEDTGYYLPRKFSRCSIDEYNQFLQDGGGSCLFNKPLKLLDPPECGNGFVEAGEECDCGSLAECAKSGGNCCKKCTLTHDAMCSDGLCCKGCKYEPRGVSCREAVNECDIPESCTGDSSQCPPNLHKLDGYFCDNEQGRCYGGRCKTRDRQCTALWGRGSAERFCYEKLNVEGTERGNCGREGPGWLQCNKQDVLCGFLLCANISGAPRLGELSGEIATTTFFHQNRYVDCRGGHVQLVDGSDLSYVEDGTPCGPGMLCLDRKCLPATAFNFSSCPGSWDGKICFDHGVCSNECKCICRAEWTGKDCSVYDPVPEPKPTGETERYKGPSGTNIIIGSIAGAVLVAAIVLGGTGWGFKNIRRGRYDPAQQGV, encoded by the exons ATGAGGCCGCTGCggggctggctgctggctgcaCTGCTCTGCCTCGCCCCGCGCGCAG GTCCCGCCGCGCCGGCCGGCTGGCTGCAGCGGAGGCTCCCCCGGGCGGGATGGCCGGAGGGACGGGGGGTTGCCCAGATCACCCACCCCAGCAGGCTGGTGGGacggagctggggaggggaaatCCCGAAGCACCAGCTGGACACCAGGGTCAGGAAtgagcctggaggaggaagaggaggaggcggcggcccC GGGCTGCACCTGGCGCGGGTGAGCTTCGTGGTGGGCGCCTTCGGCTCGGCCTTCACCCTCGACCTCCGGCTGAACCA CCACCTCCTCGCGTCCCACTATGAGGAGCGGCACGTCGGCGCGGGCACCAACGGCAGCCGCAGCACG GGCGCGGGGGAGCACTGCTACTACCAGGGCCGGATCCGGGGGCAGCCCCGCTCCTTCGCGgctctctccagctgccagGGCCTGCG CGGGGTCTTCTCGGACGGCCGAGCCACCTACCTGATCGAGCCCCAGGCGGGCGCCGAGCGCGGGCAG GGCCTTCGACCACACATCATCCAACGCGTCCCCAGCTGCGCCCGACCGG gCTGCCTCTTTCCTGCGCTGAACCAGCACCTCGCGGGCGGGTTACCAaagctgcggcggcggcggcag GTTCGCCGAGCCCAGCACACGGTTCACAGCGAGACCAAGTACATCGAGCTGGCGGTGGTGAACGACCATCAGCTG TTCCTGCAGCTCCGCAAGTCCGTGGTTCTCACCAGCAACTTCGCCAAGACCGTGGTGAACCTGGCTGACATG ATCTACAAGGAGCAGCTCAACACCCGCATCGTGCTGGTGGCCATGGAGACGTGGGCCTCGGAGGACCGGATCCGGATGGGGCAGGACTCCCTGGAGACCCTCAACGAGTTCGTGAAGTACCGGTGCGAGGGGCTGGCGGAGCAGAGCGACACCGTCCACCTCTTCTC GGGTCGGACGTTTCAGAGCAGCCGCAGCGGCACCGCCTTCGTGGGGGGCATCTGCTCGCCCGCCCGCGCCGGCGGCGTCAACGAG TACGGCAACGTGGCGGCCATGGCGGTGACGCTGGCGCAGACGCTGGGGCAGAACGTGGGCATGATGTGGAACAAGCACCGCGCGGCGGCAG gggACTGCCGGTGTCCGGACTCGTGGCTGGGCTGTATCATGGAGGACACAGG GTACTACCTCCCGCGGAAGTTCTCCCGCTGCAGCATCGACGAGTACAACCAGTTCCTGCAGGACGGCGGCGGCAGCTGCCTCTTCAACAAACCCCTGAAG CTCCTGGACCCTCCGGAGTGCGGCAACGGCTTCgtggaggcaggagaggaaTGTGACTGCGGCTCGCTGGCG GAGTGCGCCAAGAGCGGTGGCAACTGCTGCAAGAAGTGCACGCTGACCCACGACGCCATGTGCAGCGACGGGCTGTGCTGCAAAGGCTGCAAg TACGAGCCGCGTGGCGTGTCCTGCCGGGAGGCTGTGAATGAGTGTGACATCCCCGAGAGCTGCACCGGGGACTCCAGCCAG TGTCCCCCCAACCTCCACAAGCTGGACGGCTACTTCTGCGACAACGAGCAG ggCCGATGCTACGGCGGGCGCTGCAAAACCAGGGACCGGCAGTGCACCGCGCTGTGGGGCCGCG GCTCAGCCGAGCGTTTCTGCtacgagaagctcaacgtggAGGGGACAGAGAGGGGCAACTGTGGGCGCGAGGGCCCGGGCTGGCTGCAGTGCAACAAGCA GGACGTCCTCTGCGGCTTCCTCCTCTGTGCCAACATCTCGGGCGCACCGCGGCTGGGCGAGCTCAGCGGCGAGATCGCCACCACCACCTTCTTCCACCAGAACCGCTACGTGGATTGCAG GGGAGGCCACGTGCAGCTGGTGGATGGCTCGGACCTGAGCTACGTGGAGGACGGGACGCCCTGCGGGCCCGGCATGTTGTGCCTCGACCGCAAATGCCTTCCAGCCACCGCCTTTAACTTCAGCTCCTGCCCCGGCAGCTGGGATGGGAAGATCTGCTTCGACCACGGG GTTTGCAGCAACGAGTGCAAGTGCATCTGCCGGGCGGAGTGGACGGGGAAGGACTGCAGCGTGTACGACCCCGTCCCCGAGCCGAAGCCGACGGGCGAGACGGAGCGGTACAAGG